A region from the Engraulis encrasicolus isolate BLACKSEA-1 chromosome 18, IST_EnEncr_1.0, whole genome shotgun sequence genome encodes:
- the LOC134468191 gene encoding uncharacterized protein LOC134468191 has product MVEQKHQNETKLTPKNCTVEQKHQNETELTQKEEDEVEDHQTTTIVTAKDNTIDKQSGEEERTLMKLMEVLNLVWLMTTDPKASNMSCSLSSSDDSSTIPKEPPTDTKHCILVMMHFTSDPNYRPDSRRFAEGRDMFIVDCLFHEKGLLQCPTNNEAVEQIIKILGDLVQGGGISGEPKRSTLEPDPVPDVPVPPVSNPPSHVTPDVESDVEPEPQLKPTVIPGDKYQIEHGSKSIRFSSHIPPKVKGLCEGLLTSLHAEELAGDSAECDVILAFCPVVSRLGTDVEAALKEIPGK; this is encoded by the exons ATGGTAGAACAAAAACACCAGAACGAGACCAAGCTGACACCCAAG AACTGCACAGTAGAACAAAAACACCAGAACGAGACCGAGCTGACACAGAAG GAAGAAGATGAAGTAGAAG ACCACCAAACAACCACTATAGTCACTGCAAAGGACAATACAATTGACAAGcaaagtggggaggaggag AGAACCCTGATGAAGCTGATGGAGGTTCTCAATCTGGTCTGGCTAATGACCACAGACCCGAAAGCCAGCAACATGAG CTGCAGCCTCTCTTCGTCAGATGACTCTTCCACAATCCCAAAAGAGCCCCCGACTG ATACAAAGCACTGCATCCTGGTGATGATGCACTTCACCAGTGATCCAAATTATAGACCAGACAGCAGGAGATTTGCAGAAGGAAGAGACATGTTCATTGTAGATTGCCTGTTTCATGAAAAGGGTTTACTCCAGTGTCCAACAAATAATGAAGCAGTTGAACAAATCATCAAAATCTTGG GTGATCTGGTCCAAGGCGGAGGCATAAGTGGAGAACCGAAGAGGTCCACTCTGGAACCAGACCCAGTACCAGACGTACCAGTGCCACCAGTGTCAAACCCACCATCGCATGTAACACCAGATGTGGAATCAGATGTGGAACCAGAGCCGCAGCTGAAGCCTACCGTTATTCCGGGAGATAAATATCAGATTGAACATG GGTCCAAGTCCATCAGGTTCTCCAGTCATATACCTCCTAAGGTGAAGGGCCTGTGTGAAGGCCTGCTAACATCACTCCATGCTGAGGAGCTGGCTGGAGACTCTGCAGAGTGTGACGTCATCCTGGCCTTCTGTCCTGTTGTCTCTCGCCTTGGGACAGACGTAGAGGCAGCTCTCAAAGAAATACCCGGCAAGTGA